The following are encoded in a window of Magnolia sinica isolate HGM2019 unplaced genomic scaffold, MsV1 ctg348, whole genome shotgun sequence genomic DNA:
- the LOC131236265 gene encoding probable LRR receptor-like serine/threonine-protein kinase At3g47570: MEFPRSNLRVLWSFFLFHAILLSSINPCSPSVFTMKNETDRLALLAFKDGISKDPLGILSSWNDSLHFCEWKGITCSRRHHQRVTILNLTDHSLEGHVSPHIGNLSFLRRIDLSNNKFQGQIPQEIDRLFRLQHLNLSVNSLQGEIPSNLSHCSELLIISIARNQLFGELPPELGSLSKLIFLSVSTNDLRGSIPSSLGNISSLTTLDLTYNNFDGQIPNQLGQLAGIIYFAIGPNQLSGTIPPSIYNLSSIQEFSVVSNQLHGSIPPNLGLLFPHLRKILLGANQFTGTLPISLSNASSLEVVAFSSNSFSGQVPLNLRSLSHLYLINIEENQLGSRDGDDLSFLTSLTNCTRLTAISAATNNLEGELPSSIANLSTQLKILFLDENKIFGTIPQGIENLINLYVLGVGENSMKGTLPDAIGKLNKLQGLSLRRNKFSGQIPPSIGNITRLSFLQLDGNDFHGSIPSSFGNWGFMQQFLISENKLNGTILKQVCAAQINLSRNSFTGSLLLEVDNLENIREMDISENKLSGEIPNTLGKCQSMELLYMHGNLFQGTIPESLKNLKGIKGFDLSRNNFSGQIPKYFEEFHFLQYLNLSFNNFEGEVPKGGIFKNASAISVVGNSKLCGGIPELQLPGCPKQASKKRGKPLATRVKVTVITVVSSSILLSCIIAALYWRRNSPKKASSPSSTQNQWLQVSYADLLQATDRFSSANLIGVGSFGSVYKGVLECIETLVAVKVLNLQQQGAFKSFAAECEALRNIRHRNLVKILTVCSSIDFNDNDFKALVIEYMPNGSLEKWLHPNVDEQPQLRSLNLTQRLNIAIDVASAFDYLHNHSKIPIVHRDLKPSNVLLDDDMVAHVGDFGLTRFLSEAAEGFSQNQTTTSGIKGSIGYIPPEYGMGGKASTHGDVYSYGILLLEMITGKRPTDDMFKDNQSLHHIAESAFPEQVMEIIDPRLLLEDAEAIQDNENHNNLRNRMHDCLVSLVSIGVSCSAESPKERMKMRDVVMEMHAIRDLYLEVGIHRQRQNRPLLLGEGSSYLSNY; encoded by the exons ATGGAATTCCCACGTTCCAATCTCAGGGTATTATGGTCATTTTTCCTCTTCCATGCAATCCTCCTCTCGTCCATCAACCCCTGCTCACCCTCGGTATTTACaatgaaaaatgagacagatcgacTCGCATTGCTCGCATTCAAAGATGGTATTTCCAAAGATCCTCTCGGAATCTTGAGTTCATGGAACGATTCTCTCCATTTCTGCGAATGGAAGGGAATCACCTGCAGTCGCCGCCATCATCAGAGGGTCACCATCTTAAATCTCACGGACCACAGCTTGGAGGGCCACGTATCACCTCACATTGGAAATCTCTCTTTCCTGAGAAGAATCGATCTCTCCAACAACAAATTCCAAGGCCAAATCCCTCAAGAAATAGACCGTCTATTCCGGCTGCAGCATCTCAATCTGTCCGTAAATTCACTGCAAGGAgaaattccatccaatctgagcCATTGCTCAGAACTCCTAATCATTAGCATTGCACGGAATCAGCTATTCGGAGAACTTCCCCCCGAGCTTGGCTCTTTGTCAAAGCTCATTTTTCTTTCTGTCTCAACCAATGATCTGAGAGGAAGCATCCCATCTTCGTTGGGGAACATTTCGTCTCTCACTACTCTTGATCTAACATATAACAATTTTGACGGGCAAATTCCAAACCAGCTTGGTCAATTGGCAGGCATTATCTATTTTGCAATAGGTCCAAATCAGTTATCAGGTACGATTCCACCATCCATTTATAATCTCTCATCCATCCAAGAATTTAGCGTGGTATCTAACCAGCTACATGGAAGCATTCCCCCCAACCTAGGCCTTTTGTTTCCACACCTGCGTAAGATTCTTTTAGGAGCAAACCAATTCACTGGAACGCTGCCAATTTCATTGTCCAATGCTTCAAGTCTCGAAGTTGTTGCTTTTAGCTCCAACAGTTTTAGTGGACAGGTGCCTTTGAATTTAAGAAGTCTTTCGCATCTCTACCTTATCAATATCGAGGAAAATCAGCTTGGAAGCAGGGACGGTGATGACCTGAGCTTCCTCACTTCACTGACCAACTGCACCCGTCTAACAGCTATAAGTGCAGCCACTAATAATCTGGAGGGTGAGTTGCCCAGCTCCATTGCTAATCTCTCGACACAGCTAAAGATTCTGTTTTTAGATGAAAACAAGATATTTGGAACTATTCCCCAGGGAATCGAGAATCTCATCAACTTGTATGTTCTGGGTGTGGGAGAGAATTCCATGAAGGGTACTCTTCCAGATGCTattgggaagcttaacaagttgcaAGGCTTGAGTCTCCGTCGAAATAAATTTTCAGGGCAAATCCCACCTTCAATTGGCAACATCACTCGATTAAGCTTTCTCCAGTTGGATGGAAATGATTTCCATGGAAGCATACCATCTAGTTTTGGAAATTGGGGATTTATGCAACAATTTCTCATTTCTGAAAATAAACTCAATGGTACCATACTCAAACAAGTCTGCGCAGCTCAAATCAACCTGTCTCGTAATTCATTCACTGGGTCTCTCCTGCTGGAAGTTGATAACTTGGAAAATATTAGGGAGATGGATATCTCAGAGAACAAACTATCAGGTGAAATTCCAAATACGTTGGGAAAGTGTCAAAGCATGGAGTTGCTTTATATGCATGGCAACTTGTTTCAAGGAACCATTCCAGAGTCTCTAAAGAATTTAAAAGGTATCAAAGGGTTTGATCTTTCGCGCAATAACTTTTCTGGGCAGATTCCCAAATATTTTGAAGAATTTCATTTCTTACAGTATTTGAATTTGTCATTCAATAATTTCGAGGGTGAAGTGCCCAAAGGAGGGATCTTTAAAAATGCCAGCGCAATTTCAGTTGTCGGAAACAGCAAACTCTGCGGAGGTATACCAGAACTACAATTGCCAGGGTGCCCTAAGCAAGCTTCCAAGAAACGCGGAAAGCCTCTTGCTACCAGAGTAAAAGTCACAGTTATTACTGTGGTTTCATCTTCAATTCTCTTGTCGTGTATCATTGCAGCTCTTTATTGGAGAAGAAATTCTCCAAAGAAAGCCTCTTCTCCATCTTCCACACAGAATCAGTGGTTACAAGTTTCTTACGCAGATCTCCTTCAAGCAACAGACAGGTTTTCTTCAGCTAATTTAATTGGTGTGGGAAGCTTCGGTTCTGTATATAAAGGAGTTCTAGAATGCATCGAAACACTTGTTGCAGTGAAGGTACTCAACCTCCAACAGCAAGGAGCTTTTAAGAGTTTTGCAGCTGAATGCGAAGCATTAAGAAACATCCGGCATCGAAATCTTGTCAAGATCTTAACGGTTTGCTCGAGCATTGATTTTAATGACAATGATTTCAAAGCTCTAGTAATTGAGTACATGCCTAATGGTAGTCTGGAGAAGTGGTTGCATCCAAATGTAGATGAACAACCTCAACTGAGGAGTTTGAATCTTACCCAGAGGCTAAATATAGCCATTGATGTGGCTTCAGCATTTGATTATCTTCATAATCACTCCAAAATACCAATTGTTCATCGAGACCTAAAACCAAGCAATGTTCTTCTCGATGATGATATGGTTGCCCACGTGGGTGACTTTGGTTTAACAAGGTTCCTCTCCGAAGCTGCAGAAGGTTTCTCCCAAAATCAAACTACCACATCTGGGATTAAGGGATCGATTGGGTATATTCCTCCAG AGTATGGGATGGGCGGTAAGGCGTCCACACATGGAGATGTATACAGTTATGGGATCCTTCTACTCGAGATGATCACTGGAAAGCggccaactgatgacatgtttaaggACAATCAAAGCCTTCATCACATTGCAGAGTCGGCTTTTCCAGAACAAGTAATGGAGATCATAGATCCAAGACTTCTCTTAGAAGATGCTGAAGCTATTCAAGACAATGAAAATCATAACAATTTGAGAAATAGAATGCATGATTGCTTGGTTTCATTGGTCAGCATTGGTGTATCATGTTCtgcagaatcgccaaaggaacgaatGAAGATGAGAGATGTTGTCATGGAAATGCATGCAATTAGAGACTTATATCTGGAGGTTGGGATTCACCGACAGAGACAAAATAGGCCCTTATTGTTAGGTGAGGGTTCATCTTACCTCAGTAACTACTAA